One window of the Niallia circulans genome contains the following:
- a CDS encoding CPBP family intramembrane glutamic endopeptidase translates to MFKNKLGKVRSGWIIVLALATTTIIQSLLMIPGTVLTVVLQMVTDPNSLNENVEDVIESSPWFILFTQGIGLIGGIGMLFLLWKFVNKKKIKEMGFGHFTSDFFIGLILGAVSIIFIFLLLLVTKNIELTNSISSPNFSAYTISYLLFFILVGFSEELTFRGYIMSTLTDNENSKWVVYIVSSLIFGIAHLLNPHVAALGIINIFLVGLLFAYMYDKTKSLWMPIGYHITWNYFQGNVFGFPVSGTTPHGLYGIDVSVGNDWLTGGSFGLEGGFLATIIIVLGFVITNLFTKKR, encoded by the coding sequence ATGTTCAAAAATAAGTTGGGCAAGGTAAGATCTGGATGGATTATTGTGCTAGCCTTAGCAACAACAACAATTATTCAATCTTTATTAATGATTCCAGGGACGGTTCTCACTGTAGTGTTGCAAATGGTGACGGATCCAAATAGTTTGAATGAAAATGTGGAAGATGTGATAGAATCATCTCCTTGGTTTATTCTTTTTACTCAAGGGATTGGCTTAATTGGCGGTATAGGAATGCTGTTTTTATTGTGGAAATTTGTGAATAAGAAAAAGATCAAAGAGATGGGGTTTGGGCATTTTACTTCCGATTTCTTTATTGGGTTAATTCTTGGTGCGGTTTCTATTATTTTTATCTTTTTACTGTTACTAGTTACTAAGAATATAGAGCTGACAAATTCAATTAGTTCACCGAACTTTTCAGCCTATACCATTTCCTATCTACTGTTTTTTATTTTAGTCGGTTTTTCAGAGGAATTGACCTTCAGAGGTTATATTATGTCTACACTTACCGATAACGAAAATTCAAAATGGGTAGTATATATCGTTTCGTCATTAATTTTTGGGATAGCTCATTTATTAAATCCACATGTAGCGGCTCTTGGAATTATCAATATTTTTCTTGTAGGACTTTTATTTGCTTATATGTATGATAAGACAAAAAGCCTTTGGATGCCAATTGGCTATCATATAACATGGAATTATTTCCAAGGGAATGTGTTTGGTTTTCCAGTCAGTGGTACCACTCCCCATGGTCTATACGGAATAGATGTTTCCGTGGGAAATGATTGGCTAACAGGTGGTTCTTTTGGTCTGGAAGGCGGTTTTTTAGCGACAATCATTATTGTTCTTGGATTCGTTATTACGAATTTATTTACAAAGAAAAGGTAA
- a CDS encoding L-cystine transporter: MNLYAILNIIILLILLSVLFYMQKKHISFSKRVFTALGLGVLFGAILQLFFEPTSEVITVTNDWFGLVGNGYVKLLQMIVMPLVFISIVAAFTKLEKSANLGKISGLVIGTLLLTTAIAAGIGIASAAGFDLKAIDVNAGDAEVLRGQQLEESLGEVQSTTVPQKILSFLPANPFQDLTGARPTSTIAVVIFAAFVGVAFLGIRRKNPEQAAFFQKIVESLHTIVMRIVTLVLRLTPYGILALMAKTVAGSNLDAIVKLGKFVIASYVALIAMFIIHLIILAIMGLSPKQYVKKVWPVLTFAFTSRTSAGTMPLNIEAQRNKLGVPESIANFSASFGVSIGQNGCAGIYPAMLAVMIAPTQGINPLSPSFIATLIIVVMISSFGVAGVGGGATFATLIVLSTLNLPVALAGVLISVEPLIDMGRTALNVSGSMVSGVVTSKTLGELDTKQYQSNEIDTSENMA, encoded by the coding sequence TTGAATCTTTATGCTATTTTAAACATTATTATATTACTTATTTTGCTTAGTGTTCTATTCTATATGCAAAAGAAACATATATCCTTCTCTAAACGCGTGTTTACCGCTTTAGGACTAGGTGTATTATTTGGGGCCATCTTACAGTTATTTTTTGAACCGACTTCAGAAGTAATCACGGTTACAAATGATTGGTTCGGATTAGTTGGAAACGGATATGTAAAACTGTTACAAATGATCGTTATGCCACTAGTCTTTATTTCCATTGTGGCGGCCTTCACGAAATTAGAAAAATCAGCTAACCTCGGGAAAATTAGTGGTCTCGTAATCGGAACATTATTACTAACAACAGCTATAGCTGCAGGAATCGGGATCGCATCTGCTGCAGGTTTTGACTTAAAAGCAATTGATGTAAACGCTGGAGATGCTGAAGTTCTTCGCGGACAGCAATTAGAAGAATCTTTGGGGGAAGTCCAAAGCACAACTGTACCACAGAAAATTCTTAGCTTTTTACCAGCTAATCCATTTCAAGATTTAACTGGTGCAAGACCAACTTCTACTATTGCGGTAGTAATTTTTGCGGCATTTGTTGGCGTTGCATTCCTAGGGATTAGAAGAAAAAATCCAGAGCAAGCAGCTTTCTTCCAAAAAATCGTTGAATCATTACATACAATAGTGATGCGAATTGTAACATTAGTACTACGATTAACTCCATATGGAATACTTGCGCTTATGGCAAAGACAGTTGCAGGAAGTAACCTTGATGCAATTGTGAAACTAGGAAAATTTGTTATTGCGTCCTATGTTGCCTTAATAGCAATGTTTATTATTCATTTAATTATTCTTGCGATTATGGGACTTAGCCCAAAACAATATGTGAAAAAAGTTTGGCCTGTACTTACTTTTGCATTCACATCACGTACAAGTGCAGGAACAATGCCTTTAAATATTGAAGCACAGAGGAATAAATTAGGTGTACCGGAATCTATTGCTAACTTCTCTGCATCCTTCGGAGTTTCGATTGGCCAAAATGGTTGTGCTGGTATCTACCCTGCAATGCTTGCAGTCATGATTGCACCAACACAAGGAATCAATCCTTTATCCCCATCTTTCATCGCGACATTAATTATTGTCGTTATGATCAGTTCTTTTGGGGTTGCTGGAGTGGGCGGAGGAGCAACATTTGCAACATTGATCGTTCTTTCTACTTTAAACTTACCAGTAGCCTTGGCTGGTGTATTAATTTCTGTTGAACCATTAATTGATATGGGTCGTACTGCTCTAAATGTAAGTGGATCAATGGTGTCAGGTGTTGTAACAAGTAAAACACTTGGTGAATTAGATACAAAACAGTATCAGTCGAATGAAATAGATACTAGTGAGAATATGGCATAA
- the queC gene encoding 7-cyano-7-deazaguanine synthase QueC — protein sequence MKEICKMKNEKAVVVFSGGQDSTTCLFWAIKNFKEVVAVTFDYNQRHITEIECAQKITEELGIKHHILDMSLLNQLAPNALTRDDIAVEDGKEGELPSTFVPGRNLLFMSFAGVLASQIQAKHIVTGVCETDFSGYPDCRDIFVKSLNVTLNLSMDKQFVIHTPLMWLNKEETWRFADELGAFDFVREKTLTCYNGIVADGCGECPACKLRKKGLNDYLAVRKGL from the coding sequence ATGAAGGAGATTTGCAAAATGAAAAACGAAAAAGCGGTTGTTGTATTTAGTGGGGGTCAAGATAGCACTACTTGTTTATTTTGGGCTATAAAAAATTTCAAAGAAGTAGTAGCTGTAACGTTTGACTATAATCAAAGACATATTACAGAGATTGAATGTGCACAGAAAATCACCGAAGAGCTTGGCATTAAACACCATATTCTTGATATGTCTCTGCTAAATCAGCTGGCGCCAAATGCATTAACAAGAGACGATATTGCAGTCGAAGATGGCAAGGAAGGAGAGCTGCCTTCCACATTTGTTCCAGGACGAAATTTATTGTTTATGTCGTTTGCTGGTGTATTAGCAAGTCAAATACAAGCAAAACATATTGTAACAGGTGTATGTGAGACAGATTTTAGCGGCTATCCAGACTGTCGTGATATCTTTGTTAAATCATTGAATGTAACATTAAATCTTTCTATGGATAAACAATTTGTCATTCATACTCCACTTATGTGGTTAAATAAGGAAGAAACATGGAGATTTGCGGATGAGTTAGGTGCTTTTGACTTTGTTCGTGAAAAAACACTAACATGCTACAACGGAATTGTGGCAGATGGCTGTGGAGAATGTCCTGCTTGTAAGCTGCGTAAAAAGGGATTAAATGATTATCTCGCTGTTCGAAAGGGGTTATAA
- a CDS encoding DUF917 domain-containing protein: MRYLDEEAIENIAVGAAFLGTGGGGDPYIGKMMALSAIKENGPVQLLSPEEVENDDFFIPAAMMGAPSVLIEKFPKGDEFVRVFKKLGQYLNKEVKGTFPMEAGGVNSMIPIVVAAQLGLPLIDCDGMGRAFPELQMVTFHLNGVSSTPMAITDEKGNIGIMETIDNKWTERIARVATVEMGASSLVSIYPCTGEQLKKYSVKNIITLSETIGQIIRSNTKDELTKLHELLDTTSGYHLFDGKIIDVERNTMGGFNRGCVTLDGLEQFTGEEVQVFFQNENLVAQKNGKPLAMTPDLICLVDLETLNPVTTEALKYGKRVRLLALPSDPQWRTEKGIETVGPKYFGYDISYTPLEDLVRKEV, translated from the coding sequence ATGCGATATTTAGATGAAGAAGCGATTGAAAATATAGCAGTTGGAGCAGCATTTCTAGGTACAGGGGGTGGAGGGGACCCTTACATAGGAAAAATGATGGCTCTTTCAGCGATAAAAGAAAATGGTCCCGTTCAACTTTTGTCACCCGAAGAAGTAGAAAATGATGATTTTTTTATCCCAGCGGCAATGATGGGGGCTCCATCTGTGTTGATAGAGAAATTTCCAAAAGGTGATGAATTCGTACGTGTATTTAAAAAACTAGGTCAATATTTAAATAAAGAAGTAAAGGGAACATTTCCCATGGAAGCAGGGGGAGTCAATTCCATGATTCCTATTGTAGTTGCTGCACAGTTAGGATTGCCGCTCATTGATTGTGATGGAATGGGACGGGCATTTCCAGAACTACAAATGGTAACCTTCCATCTAAATGGCGTTTCTTCTACGCCGATGGCTATAACAGATGAAAAAGGAAATATCGGTATTATGGAAACAATTGATAATAAATGGACAGAACGGATTGCTAGAGTAGCTACCGTTGAAATGGGTGCAAGTTCATTAGTTAGTATTTATCCATGTACAGGGGAGCAGTTAAAAAAATATAGTGTGAAAAATATTATTACCTTATCTGAAACAATTGGACAAATTATCCGCTCCAATACAAAGGATGAATTAACCAAACTACACGAACTCTTAGATACTACTAGTGGATATCATTTGTTTGATGGAAAAATTATAGATGTTGAACGAAATACAATGGGAGGGTTTAATAGGGGCTGTGTAACATTAGATGGATTGGAGCAATTTACCGGAGAAGAAGTACAAGTATTTTTCCAAAATGAAAATTTAGTAGCCCAAAAAAATGGTAAACCATTAGCTATGACTCCTGACCTCATTTGTTTAGTAGATTTAGAAACATTAAATCCAGTTACGACAGAAGCGCTGAAATATGGAAAAAGAGTGAGGCTGCTGGCATTGCCTTCTGATCCCCAGTGGAGAACAGAGAAAGGGATTGAAACAGTAGGACCAAAGTATTTTGGTTACGATATTTCCTATACACCATTAGAGGATCTTGTGAGAAAGGAAGTGTGA
- a CDS encoding methylated-DNA--[protein]-cysteine S-methyltransferase, whose amino-acid sequence MFVLDYQSPIGVIEITGTEKAIYSILFSEKESPENQIDDQTPQVLMTCYKQLDAYFNGNSQDFSFPIEMDGTPFQRQVWNALTSIPYAATGSYKDIANSIGNEKAVRAVGSANGRNKLCIVIPCHRIIGANGMLTGYAGGLWRKEWLLSHEQKWKTITI is encoded by the coding sequence ATGTTTGTACTCGATTACCAATCTCCAATTGGAGTAATAGAGATAACTGGAACAGAAAAGGCAATTTATTCGATCTTATTTTCAGAGAAAGAGTCGCCAGAGAACCAGATAGATGATCAGACGCCTCAGGTTTTAATGACATGTTATAAACAGCTTGATGCTTACTTTAATGGAAATAGTCAAGATTTTTCTTTTCCTATTGAAATGGATGGGACTCCATTTCAAAGGCAAGTATGGAATGCTTTAACTAGTATTCCCTATGCAGCAACGGGATCGTATAAGGATATTGCAAATAGCATCGGTAACGAAAAGGCAGTTCGTGCGGTGGGAAGTGCAAATGGCAGGAATAAACTATGCATTGTCATTCCATGTCATCGAATAATAGGAGCGAATGGAATGCTGACTGGCTATGCGGGTGGTTTATGGAGAAAGGAATGGCTGCTTAGTCATGAGCAGAAATGGAAAACTATCACTATATAA
- a CDS encoding DUF1450 domain-containing protein: MGIVVVEICDGSLITSINLEEILESKYPEVAVIESSCLSFCGMCAKRPYAIVNGKRIFAKTTEECLELIMKQIEAELAVFA; this comes from the coding sequence ATGGGGATTGTGGTTGTAGAAATTTGTGATGGAAGTTTGATCACTTCAATAAATTTAGAAGAAATACTAGAATCTAAATATCCAGAAGTAGCCGTGATTGAAAGCAGCTGTCTTTCCTTTTGTGGAATGTGTGCAAAACGTCCTTATGCAATTGTAAACGGAAAAAGAATTTTTGCAAAAACTACTGAGGAATGTCTTGAATTAATAATGAAACAAATTGAAGCAGAATTAGCTGTATTTGCTTAA
- the queD gene encoding 6-carboxytetrahydropterin synthase QueD, whose protein sequence is MHDFRIVDRLQKFGEDISSKQLKYHCKRVMVSKEFTFDAAHHLHAYEGKCMNLHGHTYKVVFGISGYLDNRGLMIDFGDIKKIWKNEIEIYLDHRYLNETLPPMNTTAENMVYWIFEKMAEALNKDEIKQADNGARVEFVRLYETPTSYAEMRREWMESE, encoded by the coding sequence ATGCATGACTTTCGAATAGTAGATAGATTGCAAAAATTTGGGGAAGATATTTCTTCTAAGCAATTAAAATATCATTGCAAACGTGTTATGGTTAGTAAAGAGTTTACCTTTGATGCGGCACATCACCTGCATGCTTATGAAGGAAAATGTATGAATCTTCATGGACATACATACAAGGTCGTTTTTGGAATAAGTGGATATTTAGATAACCGAGGATTAATGATAGACTTTGGTGACATTAAAAAAATATGGAAAAACGAGATTGAAATTTACTTAGATCATCGCTACTTGAATGAAACTCTGCCACCGATGAATACAACAGCCGAAAATATGGTATATTGGATCTTTGAAAAAATGGCAGAGGCTTTGAATAAAGATGAGATAAAGCAAGCAGATAATGGGGCTAGAGTAGAATTTGTTCGTCTCTATGAAACTCCTACTAGTTATGCAGAAATGAGAAGGGAGTGGATGGAGAGTGAGTAA
- the folE gene encoding GTP cyclohydrolase I FolE, producing the protein MSKINTPQIEEAVRLLLEAVGEDPNREGLLDTPKRVAKMYEEVFSGLTIDPKEYFETIFHEDHEELVLVKDIPFYSMCEHHLVPFYGKAHVAYIPKGGRVAGLSKLARAIEAVSKRPQLQERITSTVADTMMETLEPHGVMVVVEAEHMCMTMRGVKKPGAKTVTSAVRGVFQTDSDKRTEVFAMIK; encoded by the coding sequence ATGAGTAAAATTAATACTCCTCAAATAGAGGAGGCTGTTCGCTTACTATTAGAAGCAGTTGGAGAAGATCCAAATAGAGAAGGATTATTAGATACTCCAAAACGGGTAGCGAAAATGTATGAAGAGGTTTTTTCTGGTCTTACCATCGATCCAAAAGAGTATTTTGAAACGATTTTTCATGAAGACCATGAAGAATTGGTATTAGTAAAGGATATTCCTTTTTACTCCATGTGCGAGCATCACTTAGTCCCTTTTTACGGGAAAGCACATGTTGCCTATATCCCGAAAGGCGGAAGAGTGGCTGGGTTAAGTAAGCTTGCTCGAGCAATAGAGGCAGTTTCAAAACGCCCTCAGCTTCAGGAACGAATAACGTCCACTGTGGCAGATACAATGATGGAAACACTTGAGCCTCATGGAGTAATGGTCGTGGTAGAGGCAGAGCATATGTGTATGACCATGCGTGGAGTGAAAAAGCCTGGTGCTAAAACAGTTACATCAGCTGTACGAGGTGTATTTCAGACTGACAGTGATAAGCGCACAGAAGTTTTTGCGATGATTAAATAA
- a CDS encoding PucR family transcriptional regulator, which yields MSIKLEELLKLPSLREAKVVAGKEGLTKLVSSISVLEYTDVASLKEDLFNNDEFYGSEIVISALIMIKDDVEAQCRTIEHLHKVGEIGLILYYVGVFLPKIDEKVIELADTLGFTLIVMPEKQMSLRYSEVIYEVIEAIVKNEMASPSFVSEMVEQISGVPLPQRNMDTVLKILADRTRSSLVLANKNNQVIHAVTWPRTSTMNIFETVEQYKELSVDQVLVKRNGDQPLYISKKVIAQEGIPFLNLYILKEKDPLVLDTAVQLAEVVQVFINLWGKHYDEISTAELMKAIMNDESVKMRRLANILNIDVTAIHMMWIVETNNMEEEQLLKKVKEYVRQNYHVSLVDFYNGFLIILVDDSIIQEDPFQSANRLLALLDEKEQNFTITICQNMNNTTEVQQAYTNCNEYLRIAKIIYPYKKIFTLQEMNFSLECFQIINSGELAIEKILQPISPIREHGNQAEELLSTLTVYLLEGNNRFQETADILYLHKNTIKYRIQRIIEILKYPVTKSPEVFQLYKAVAVYRMLAQIKEQ from the coding sequence ATGAGTATAAAGTTAGAAGAATTATTAAAGCTCCCTTCCCTGCGTGAGGCAAAAGTAGTTGCAGGGAAAGAGGGACTAACAAAGCTAGTTTCCTCTATTTCGGTTTTAGAATATACGGATGTAGCTTCTCTGAAGGAAGATTTGTTTAATAATGATGAGTTTTATGGAAGTGAAATTGTTATTTCTGCCTTAATCATGATTAAAGATGATGTTGAGGCACAATGCAGAACAATTGAGCATTTGCATAAAGTAGGGGAAATTGGCTTAATCTTATATTATGTCGGTGTTTTTCTCCCGAAAATTGATGAGAAAGTTATCGAATTAGCAGATACACTCGGTTTTACATTAATTGTTATGCCTGAAAAGCAAATGTCTTTGCGTTATAGTGAAGTTATATATGAAGTCATTGAAGCGATTGTAAAGAATGAGATGGCTTCCCCTAGCTTTGTAAGTGAGATGGTTGAGCAAATATCTGGAGTACCACTTCCACAAAGAAATATGGACACTGTCTTAAAAATACTGGCTGACCGTACTCGTTCTTCTCTTGTATTAGCCAATAAAAATAACCAGGTGATCCATGCAGTCACATGGCCAAGAACAAGTACAATGAATATCTTTGAAACAGTTGAGCAATATAAAGAATTGTCTGTTGACCAAGTTTTGGTGAAAAGAAATGGCGACCAGCCTTTATATATATCAAAAAAAGTAATTGCCCAAGAAGGAATCCCTTTTTTAAATTTATATATTTTGAAGGAAAAGGATCCTTTAGTTCTTGATACAGCTGTTCAATTAGCAGAAGTCGTGCAAGTATTTATTAATTTATGGGGAAAACACTACGATGAAATAAGTACAGCAGAGCTAATGAAGGCGATTATGAACGATGAAAGTGTAAAGATGCGACGTCTGGCCAATATATTAAATATTGATGTCACAGCTATCCATATGATGTGGATTGTGGAAACGAACAATATGGAGGAAGAGCAACTGCTGAAGAAAGTGAAAGAATACGTCAGACAGAATTATCATGTTTCATTGGTTGATTTTTATAATGGTTTTCTTATTATCCTAGTAGATGATTCTATTATTCAAGAAGATCCCTTTCAGTCAGCAAATCGATTGTTAGCTTTGTTGGATGAAAAGGAACAGAACTTTACGATAACTATTTGTCAAAATATGAACAATACAACAGAGGTTCAGCAAGCATATACGAACTGTAATGAGTATTTACGGATAGCAAAAATTATTTATCCATATAAAAAAATATTTACCCTGCAAGAAATGAATTTTTCTTTAGAGTGTTTTCAGATTATTAATAGTGGAGAATTGGCAATTGAGAAAATATTGCAGCCTATTTCGCCTATAAGAGAACATGGCAACCAAGCAGAAGAGCTCTTAAGTACACTTACGGTATATTTATTAGAAGGTAATAATCGTTTTCAGGAAACAGCTGATATTCTTTACTTACATAAAAATACGATAAAATATCGAATTCAAAGGATAATCGAAATTCTCAAATATCCTGTTACGAAATCACCAGAAGTTTTTCAGTTATACAAAGCTGTCGCTGTTTATCGAATGTTAGCACAAATAAAAGAGCAATAG
- the queE gene encoding 7-carboxy-7-deazaguanine synthase QueE, with amino-acid sequence MSKVPVMEIFGPTIQGEGMVIGQKTMFVRTAGCDYSCAWCDSAFTWDGSGKELIKQMQAEEIWEELVRLGGDGFSFVTLSGGNPALLKNLSFLVNLLKEKEIKIGLETQGSKWQDWFIDIDELTISPKPPSSKMNTDFDMLDSIVQRLRNANRSTHISLKVVVFSDEDYNYAKKVHLRYPDIPFFLQVGNEDNKTTDDTKLVEHLLAKYEWLIDKTMLDHQFKNVKVLPQLHTYIWGNKRGV; translated from the coding sequence GTGAGTAAAGTACCTGTTATGGAGATTTTTGGACCAACGATACAAGGAGAAGGAATGGTCATTGGCCAAAAAACGATGTTTGTCAGAACAGCTGGCTGTGATTATTCCTGCGCTTGGTGTGATTCTGCCTTTACTTGGGATGGCAGCGGTAAAGAGCTGATTAAGCAAATGCAGGCAGAGGAAATATGGGAGGAACTAGTTCGACTAGGGGGAGACGGATTTTCTTTTGTCACCCTTTCAGGAGGAAATCCCGCCCTCTTGAAAAATCTTTCCTTTCTGGTAAATTTATTAAAGGAAAAGGAAATAAAGATTGGCCTTGAGACACAAGGGAGCAAATGGCAAGATTGGTTTATAGATATTGATGAACTAACTATTTCTCCTAAGCCGCCAAGTTCTAAAATGAATACGGATTTTGACATGTTGGATTCCATTGTGCAAAGATTAAGAAATGCTAATCGAAGTACTCATATTAGCTTAAAAGTTGTTGTATTTTCTGATGAAGATTACAACTATGCCAAAAAAGTGCATTTGCGTTATCCTGACATTCCTTTTTTCTTGCAAGTTGGGAATGAAGATAATAAAACGACTGATGATACTAAATTAGTCGAGCATTTATTGGCGAAGTATGAGTGGTTGATTGATAAAACTATGCTTGATCATCAATTCAAAAATGTGAAGGTACTTCCACAGCTACATACGTATATTTGGGGAAATAAGCGTGGAGTGTAG
- a CDS encoding helix-turn-helix transcriptional regulator — protein MIQFKSDMEFRKFLEEELVSTSQVTELLGCTRQYIHDCVKKGILEPLNVGNKERIYLKSDIMAHIKRKRK, from the coding sequence ATGATTCAATTTAAAAGTGATATGGAATTTAGAAAGTTTTTAGAAGAAGAATTAGTTTCTACCTCACAGGTTACCGAATTATTAGGATGTACACGGCAATATATCCATGACTGTGTAAAAAAGGGGATTCTAGAACCGCTCAATGTTGGCAATAAAGAAAGAATCTATTTAAAATCTGATATCATGGCACATATAAAGAGAAAGAGAAAATGA
- a CDS encoding cytosine permease, protein MSDNRDGNQEAQSWQSLAFLWTGSMICIPSLLIGGTLVSGMPLWEAVLVGLLGYGIIVVLMIFQGIQSSDIHKPTVSVASQVFGEQGSKKIISIILAVACLGWFGIQANVCGAAFSQFLSVYGINLPVPLSSLIWGIIMLLSAIYGIKILNILNYVAVPILLAVCVYAVAVSLMGDGVAQIKNYLPAGSMSFLSGLSITIGSFALGAVIAGDYSQYAKSRKDVGKAAFIGILPSGVLMITVGAILTLTAGTADITSVFTELGLPVLGIIALILATWTTNAVNAFSGGIAIINVFNISKEKERIAVAIAGGVGTLLAVVGILDYFIPIMSVLSAMIPPVAGVMIASYWVIQKGDKSKWASKAGINFLGVISWLVGAAIAGIPVIFSFFPSLPQLPNQPLIGMVISFVCYLVARNIIVQKQVSINQ, encoded by the coding sequence ATGAGTGACAACAGAGACGGAAATCAGGAGGCACAATCATGGCAGAGTCTAGCTTTTCTATGGACGGGCTCGATGATTTGTATACCTAGTTTATTAATAGGCGGTACACTAGTTAGTGGTATGCCTTTATGGGAAGCTGTCCTAGTCGGGTTATTAGGGTATGGAATTATTGTTGTTTTAATGATCTTTCAAGGAATACAAAGCAGTGATATACACAAGCCGACCGTTAGTGTCGCTTCGCAAGTTTTTGGAGAACAAGGCTCAAAGAAAATAATTTCGATTATATTAGCTGTTGCATGTCTGGGCTGGTTCGGAATACAAGCAAATGTGTGTGGGGCAGCATTTTCCCAATTTTTAAGCGTATATGGGATTAATCTGCCAGTACCGCTTTCTTCCCTCATATGGGGCATCATTATGCTGTTATCAGCCATTTACGGGATAAAAATACTGAATATTCTAAATTACGTTGCAGTTCCTATTTTGCTTGCAGTCTGTGTCTATGCAGTTGCGGTTTCTTTAATGGGTGACGGTGTTGCACAAATAAAAAATTATCTGCCGGCTGGATCCATGTCCTTTTTATCTGGACTTTCTATTACGATTGGTTCATTTGCGTTAGGTGCAGTTATTGCAGGGGATTATTCTCAATATGCGAAATCACGTAAAGATGTTGGCAAAGCTGCATTTATTGGGATATTGCCTTCTGGAGTCTTAATGATCACTGTTGGCGCTATATTGACCCTTACTGCTGGAACTGCTGATATTACAAGTGTATTTACAGAACTAGGACTACCTGTTTTGGGAATTATTGCTCTTATCTTAGCAACCTGGACTACGAATGCAGTAAATGCCTTTTCTGGTGGAATTGCCATTATCAATGTATTTAATATTTCAAAAGAAAAAGAACGGATAGCAGTTGCGATTGCAGGTGGTGTAGGCACACTTCTTGCTGTGGTTGGAATTTTAGATTATTTTATTCCGATTATGTCCGTGCTTTCTGCCATGATTCCTCCTGTCGCAGGGGTAATGATTGCTTCTTATTGGGTTATTCAAAAAGGGGACAAATCAAAATGGGCTAGTAAAGCAGGAATAAATTTCTTAGGAGTAATCTCTTGGCTTGTTGGGGCAGCGATTGCAGGCATTCCTGTTATCTTCTCTTTTTTTCCAAGCTTACCACAGCTACCAAATCAGCCATTGATTGGAATGGTTATTTCCTTTGTATGTTATCTAGTAGCCAGAAATATTATCGTTCAAAAACAAGTATCTATTAATCAATAA